A DNA window from Bacillota bacterium contains the following coding sequences:
- the acs gene encoding acetate--CoA ligase: MALEQERLEALLQETRMFAPPEEFRHRANVCDQSIYDRAETDLTGFWAEEALRLDWSRRWDQVLDWTPPWAKWFPGGQINAAHNCVDRHAASLRRNKVAIIWEGEPGDSRVLTYGMLQREVNRFAYALKSLGVAKGDRVAIYMGMIPELPIAMLACAKIGAPHSVVFGGFSAEALRDRINDAQAKVLVTADGAWRRGGIVPLKPNADEALRETPSIQGVVVVDRVGRSGGTRVPMREGRDIWWDEAVSGAPVECPAEPLDAEDMLFILYTSGTTGKPKGVVHTTGGYLVGTASTHRYIFDLKEDDVYWCTADIGWVTGHSYIVYGPLANGATALMYEGTPDYPNRGRWWRIIEKYGVNVLYTAPTAIRSMMRWGAIWPSEHDLSSLRLLGTVGEPINPEAWMWYHEKVGRAVCPIVDTWWQTETGMILVSPLPGLTATKPGSATRPFPGVQVEVLDEQGNTVGPGAGGNLVVTKPWPAMSRTIYGDPDRYVRQYWSRYPGKYLTGDGAKVDEDGYLWLMGRVDDVMNVAGHRISTYEVESALVDHPSVAEAAVIGKTHEVKGQAISAFVTLKEGARPDEGLKEELKRHVAKKIGAIARPDDIFFTAELPKTRSAKIMRRLLRDIAEGRALGDTTTLADPAVVAQLRDQYEAEGEG, translated from the coding sequence ATGGCCCTCGAGCAAGAACGCTTGGAAGCCCTGCTCCAGGAGACACGCATGTTCGCCCCGCCGGAGGAGTTCCGGCACCGTGCCAATGTGTGCGACCAATCCATCTACGATCGGGCTGAGACCGACCTGACCGGTTTCTGGGCCGAAGAGGCCCTCCGGCTCGATTGGTCCCGGCGCTGGGACCAGGTCCTCGACTGGACTCCGCCTTGGGCCAAGTGGTTCCCCGGCGGGCAGATCAACGCCGCCCACAACTGCGTGGACCGTCACGCCGCCTCCCTCCGCCGGAACAAGGTGGCCATCATCTGGGAGGGCGAACCGGGGGATTCACGGGTCCTGACCTACGGCATGCTGCAACGGGAGGTCAACCGATTCGCCTACGCCCTGAAGTCTCTCGGAGTCGCCAAGGGGGACCGGGTCGCCATCTATATGGGGATGATCCCCGAGTTGCCCATCGCCATGCTGGCCTGCGCCAAGATCGGCGCTCCGCACAGCGTCGTCTTCGGGGGGTTCTCCGCCGAGGCCCTCCGCGACCGGATCAACGACGCCCAGGCGAAGGTTCTGGTCACGGCCGACGGAGCCTGGCGGCGCGGTGGGATTGTCCCGCTCAAGCCCAACGCCGACGAGGCCCTGAGGGAAACCCCATCGATCCAAGGGGTCGTCGTCGTCGACCGGGTCGGACGGTCCGGCGGGACCAGGGTCCCGATGCGGGAAGGCCGGGACATCTGGTGGGACGAGGCGGTCTCCGGCGCACCGGTGGAGTGCCCGGCCGAACCGCTGGACGCCGAAGACATGCTGTTCATCCTGTACACCAGCGGGACCACCGGAAAGCCCAAGGGTGTGGTTCACACCACCGGTGGCTACCTGGTCGGAACAGCTTCGACCCACCGGTACATCTTCGACCTCAAGGAGGACGACGTCTACTGGTGCACCGCCGACATCGGCTGGGTCACCGGGCACTCCTACATCGTCTACGGCCCGCTGGCCAACGGCGCTACCGCTCTCATGTACGAGGGAACGCCGGATTATCCCAACCGCGGCCGCTGGTGGCGGATCATCGAAAAGTACGGTGTCAACGTCCTCTACACCGCCCCGACGGCGATCAGGTCGATGATGCGGTGGGGGGCAATTTGGCCGTCCGAGCATGACCTCAGCAGCCTGCGGCTGCTCGGCACGGTCGGTGAGCCGATCAATCCCGAGGCCTGGATGTGGTATCACGAGAAAGTCGGCCGGGCCGTCTGTCCGATCGTCGACACATGGTGGCAGACGGAGACGGGGATGATCCTGGTGTCCCCGCTGCCGGGGCTGACGGCCACCAAGCCCGGATCGGCCACCCGTCCCTTCCCGGGGGTCCAGGTTGAGGTCCTGGACGAGCAGGGGAATACCGTCGGCCCGGGGGCCGGAGGCAACCTCGTCGTCACCAAGCCGTGGCCGGCCATGTCCCGGACCATCTACGGAGACCCGGACCGCTACGTCCGTCAATACTGGTCGCGCTACCCGGGCAAGTACCTGACGGGCGACGGGGCCAAGGTCGATGAGGACGGCTACCTATGGCTGATGGGCCGGGTGGACGATGTGATGAACGTGGCCGGGCACCGCATCTCGACCTATGAGGTGGAGAGCGCCCTGGTCGATCACCCCAGTGTGGCCGAAGCGGCGGTGATCGGCAAGACGCACGAGGTCAAGGGTCAGGCGATATCCGCTTTCGTCACCCTCAAGGAGGGGGCGCGGCCGGATGAAGGGCTGAAGGAAGAACTCAAGCGCCATGTGGCCAAGAAGATCGGGGCCATCGCCCGGCCCGACGACATCTTCTTCACCGCGGAGCTGCCCAAGACGCGGAGCGCCAAAATCATGCGCCGTTTGCTGCGGGACATCGCCGAGGGGCGGGCCCTGGGGGATACGACCACGCTGGCCGACCCGGCGGTGGTCGCCCAGCTTCGCGACCAATATGAAGCTGAGGGGGAGGGCTAG
- a CDS encoding DNA internalization-related competence protein ComEC/Rec2 — MSPLILVAVGYGLGVVFGAAVSTGSPWVAGLTMVAVAVGLTAVVIGLRPPPASARWQASSASWVGWSRGTPVRSGIFGVALLAIGFGALNALEARSSGLGSLGRWVAAQAAIATGPASTGSGELSRWVTLSGSVVGDPEVRSGSLQYLVRVREVATARQTVKLEGLVLVRERVGGPGDTPNSASPALPRHGASVRLHGDLSLPRPPGNPGEFDYQAYLRRRGVAALLDVQQREAGRGPPIPTMTGLALACRQSLGDSVAKHLRPTEAALLQGIVFGGSRGLPPEVEKAFRDAGVFHILAVSGSNVAFVSGAVVWLARRLRLRPQRAALAAIAVVWFYALMTGMGASVVRASIMATVVLLGRTLGRPTSAASGLALSGLIILVRSPLEMADSGFQLSFLATAGLLGAAEDPGTPAARRSARRVGDRTMGRPHPAATALKATIGAQLALLPLTLHLFNQAPCLALVSNLAVVPLAGFLVVAGVVAALLGLITPSPLAAAVFLPCRLALWALTAIVTLAGRLPAAYFHAAIPPWWLDVAYYASLGWWYVSRRRVGPGPGIAGPPRTARSLAPGVLIAILALVLFLWPRLLPPSRLSVTFLDVGQGDCAAVRLPGGGCVLIDVGSRTSTGSAAGREASAPATIIDAGARTIVPYLHRIGVWRIDLLVVTHAHDDHSGGLAAVLDALPVGMVAMGRVPAGGTAFTCEGLDLARPRLAGRGPPIIALTAGEDIELAGGSVLRVLSPGSAALTGTHSDVNNSSVVLRLDCGPATFLFAGDLESEGEAALLSRPAGLGAGRAEPAAVIVLKVAHHGSQFSTSAEWLAAVAPSFAVISVGPNSFGHPSPRTEARLAAAGATVLRTDADGAITFTVDGRGLRVRTFRRGRTGR; from the coding sequence TTGAGCCCGCTGATCCTTGTGGCCGTTGGCTATGGCCTGGGAGTGGTCTTCGGGGCGGCCGTGTCGACCGGCTCGCCGTGGGTCGCCGGTCTGACAATGGTCGCGGTCGCGGTCGGACTGACGGCCGTGGTCATCGGCCTGCGCCCGCCCCCCGCGTCCGCCAGGTGGCAGGCTTCGTCGGCCTCGTGGGTCGGCTGGTCACGGGGCACCCCGGTCCGATCAGGCATCTTCGGCGTGGCTTTGCTGGCCATCGGCTTCGGGGCCCTCAACGCCCTGGAGGCTCGGTCGTCGGGCTTGGGCAGCCTCGGCCGGTGGGTGGCCGCCCAGGCGGCCATCGCCACCGGTCCCGCCTCAACCGGCTCCGGAGAGCTCTCCCGCTGGGTCACTCTGTCCGGGTCGGTGGTCGGCGACCCCGAGGTCCGGTCCGGATCCCTGCAGTACCTGGTCAGGGTGCGGGAGGTCGCCACCGCCCGCCAGACGGTGAAGCTCGAGGGCCTGGTCCTCGTCCGCGAGAGGGTCGGTGGCCCCGGGGACACCCCGAATTCCGCGTCCCCGGCCTTACCCCGCCATGGGGCATCCGTCAGGTTGCACGGGGACCTTAGCCTGCCGCGGCCTCCCGGCAACCCTGGAGAGTTCGACTACCAGGCCTACTTGCGTCGCCGCGGAGTGGCCGCGCTCCTGGACGTTCAGCAACGCGAGGCCGGGCGGGGCCCCCCGATCCCCACCATGACCGGGCTCGCCCTGGCCTGTCGCCAGTCCCTCGGAGACTCCGTCGCCAAGCACCTCAGGCCAACTGAAGCCGCCCTCCTGCAAGGTATCGTCTTTGGCGGCAGCCGCGGCCTGCCGCCGGAGGTCGAGAAGGCTTTCCGAGACGCCGGAGTCTTCCACATCCTCGCCGTCTCCGGCTCCAACGTGGCCTTCGTCAGCGGAGCCGTCGTCTGGTTGGCCCGCCGGCTTCGGTTACGGCCGCAGCGGGCGGCCCTGGCGGCCATCGCCGTCGTCTGGTTCTACGCCTTGATGACCGGGATGGGGGCCTCCGTCGTCCGGGCTTCCATCATGGCCACCGTGGTCCTCCTCGGCCGGACCTTGGGGCGTCCCACGTCGGCCGCCAGTGGCCTGGCCCTGTCCGGCTTGATCATCCTGGTGCGCTCTCCCCTGGAGATGGCCGACTCGGGCTTCCAGCTTTCCTTCCTGGCCACGGCGGGGCTGCTCGGTGCGGCCGAGGACCCCGGGACACCGGCTGCCCGCCGCTCGGCCCGGCGAGTTGGCGACCGGACTATGGGGCGTCCGCATCCCGCGGCGACGGCCCTGAAGGCGACCATCGGGGCCCAACTGGCCCTGCTGCCGCTGACCCTCCACCTCTTCAACCAAGCGCCGTGCCTTGCCTTGGTGAGCAACCTGGCGGTCGTCCCCCTGGCTGGGTTCCTGGTCGTGGCGGGGGTCGTCGCCGCCCTCCTCGGGCTCATCACTCCATCCCCGTTGGCCGCGGCCGTCTTCCTTCCTTGCCGTCTGGCGCTATGGGCCTTGACGGCCATCGTGACCTTGGCCGGTCGCCTGCCGGCGGCTTACTTCCACGCCGCCATCCCGCCTTGGTGGCTTGACGTGGCCTACTATGCCTCGCTGGGTTGGTGGTATGTGTCCCGACGACGGGTCGGCCCCGGCCCCGGGATCGCGGGTCCGCCACGGACAGCCAGGTCCCTGGCGCCCGGCGTCCTCATCGCCATCCTGGCGCTCGTCCTCTTCCTCTGGCCGCGCCTACTGCCTCCCTCCCGCCTGAGCGTGACCTTCCTCGACGTCGGCCAAGGTGATTGCGCCGCCGTCCGCCTGCCCGGGGGCGGCTGTGTGCTCATCGACGTGGGGAGCCGCACGAGCACGGGGAGCGCGGCCGGGCGGGAGGCCTCCGCGCCGGCCACCATCATCGACGCCGGCGCCAGGACCATCGTGCCCTATCTGCACCGAATTGGGGTCTGGCGGATCGACCTCCTAGTCGTCACCCACGCCCACGACGACCACAGCGGCGGGCTGGCCGCGGTGCTGGATGCCCTGCCCGTGGGGATGGTCGCCATGGGTCGGGTGCCGGCGGGCGGGACTGCTTTCACCTGCGAGGGTCTCGACCTGGCCCGCCCGCGGCTGGCCGGCCGCGGCCCACCGATCATCGCTCTGACCGCCGGGGAAGACATCGAGTTGGCGGGCGGCTCGGTCCTCCGGGTCCTCAGCCCGGGCTCGGCGGCCCTCACGGGCACCCATTCCGACGTCAACAATTCCTCCGTCGTCCTGAGACTGGACTGCGGCCCGGCGACCTTCCTGTTCGCCGGGGACCTCGAAAGCGAAGGCGAGGCGGCTCTCCTGAGCCGGCCGGCGGGGCTCGGGGCAGGACGGGCAGAGCCGGCCGCGGTCATCGTCCTCAAGGTCGCCCACCATGGGAGCCAGTTCTCGACCTCGGCTGAGTGGCTCGCCGCCGTCGCCCCATCCTTCGCCGTCATCTCCGTCGGCCCAAACAGCTTCGGGCACCCCTCTCCGCGGACGGAGGCCAGGTTGGCCGCGGCCGGGGCGACGGTCCTCCGGACGGACGCGGACGGGGCGATCACCTTCACCGTCGATGGCCGAGGATTGCGGGTCAGGACGTTCCGCCGGGGCCGAACTGGTCGGTAA
- a CDS encoding helix-hairpin-helix domain-containing protein → MFRLDRAEVAVIAAILFLTAGWGGLVAWRHLGGGQAAIAGPLPEGTTSGGAPRAAPGETAGGAAQGQPAEIVVHMAGAVARPGVYRLPAGARVVDAVAAAGGPTEDAADDWLNLAAPVVDGQKVYVPNQAEAKAAAPTTSGAGRVAGSGRVAGSGGVAGSGGVGAGSELGSASQSKVNLNYGDQAALESLPGIGPALAERIIAYRVRHGPFQSIEELRNVSGIGEKKFEDLKSFVTAP, encoded by the coding sequence GTGTTCCGCCTGGACCGGGCCGAGGTCGCGGTCATCGCCGCGATCCTCTTCTTGACGGCCGGATGGGGTGGGCTCGTCGCCTGGCGTCACCTGGGCGGCGGGCAGGCGGCCATCGCCGGCCCGTTGCCTGAGGGGACAACCTCGGGTGGGGCTCCGCGCGCAGCCCCGGGCGAAACTGCCGGCGGGGCGGCTCAGGGACAGCCGGCCGAGATCGTCGTCCACATGGCCGGGGCGGTGGCCAGGCCCGGGGTTTACCGCCTGCCGGCCGGCGCGCGGGTAGTCGATGCCGTCGCCGCCGCCGGTGGCCCAACCGAGGACGCCGCCGACGACTGGCTCAACCTGGCCGCCCCGGTGGTCGATGGGCAGAAAGTCTATGTCCCGAATCAAGCCGAGGCGAAAGCAGCGGCCCCGACGACTTCAGGCGCCGGCCGGGTCGCCGGGTCCGGCCGGGTCGCCGGGTCCGGCGGCGTCGCCGGGTCCGGCGGCGTGGGCGCGGGCTCGGAACTCGGGTCGGCAAGCCAGTCCAAAGTCAACCTGAACTACGGTGACCAGGCCGCCCTCGAGTCCCTGCCCGGCATCGGGCCGGCCCTGGCCGAGCGGATCATCGCCTATCGCGTTCGGCACGGCCCTTTCCAGAGCATCGAAGAACTCCGCAACGTGTCGGGGATCGGGGAAAAGAAATTTGAGGATCTAAAGTCGTTCGTTACCGCGCCGTGA
- a CDS encoding SDR family oxidoreductase: MTRNLFNLDGRVALVTGGSRGIGRAISLGLATFGADVAILGLSPKTEEVIDEIRRLGRRGLFVKGNVADVADSRRAVGQIAADLGKIDILVNNAGVGPTHPAAEVTPEEWDEVMGVNIRGLFFITQAVGKQMIKRGQGGRVINIGSIFGIVGSEIGASVYHAAKGSIVVLTRALACEWAKSGILVNSIGPGFITTDLTKELQTTPVLGDLIKNRHALGRFGRPEEIVGAVVLMAGDGATFITGQNLYVDGGYTAW, from the coding sequence GTGACCCGTAACCTGTTCAATCTCGACGGCCGGGTAGCCCTGGTCACCGGCGGCAGCCGTGGCATCGGCCGGGCCATCAGCCTCGGCCTGGCCACTTTCGGGGCCGACGTGGCCATCCTCGGGCTCAGCCCGAAGACCGAGGAGGTCATCGATGAAATCCGACGACTTGGCCGCCGAGGGCTGTTTGTCAAGGGCAATGTCGCCGACGTCGCCGACAGCCGCCGGGCGGTCGGCCAGATTGCCGCCGACCTGGGCAAGATCGACATCCTGGTGAATAACGCCGGAGTCGGCCCGACCCACCCGGCCGCGGAGGTCACTCCCGAGGAATGGGACGAGGTCATGGGGGTCAATATCCGCGGCCTCTTCTTCATCACCCAGGCGGTCGGAAAGCAGATGATCAAGCGCGGTCAGGGTGGCCGGGTCATCAACATCGGCAGCATCTTCGGGATCGTCGGAAGCGAGATTGGGGCCAGCGTCTATCACGCCGCCAAAGGGTCGATCGTCGTCCTCACCAGGGCCCTGGCCTGCGAATGGGCCAAGTCCGGGATCCTGGTGAATTCCATCGGGCCGGGCTTCATCACCACCGACCTGACCAAGGAACTCCAGACCACTCCCGTTCTCGGCGACCTGATCAAGAACAGGCACGCCCTGGGCCGGTTCGGCCGGCCGGAGGAAATCGTCGGGGCCGTCGTCCTCATGGCCGGCGACGGCGCCACCTTCATCACCGGACAGAACCTCTACGTCGACGGGGGGTACACGGCTTGGTGA
- a CDS encoding DUF401 family protein has translation MREIIGVIVAFALIFWLSSRRMQLGLIMLISSTVLGLFAGGFERPLGLLTTFYRALTARDTIELAVIVALITALARVMGDFGLLQAMSQALARLLRSTKLSLALVPGVVGCLPVMGGAIVSAPMVDALGDRLDIDRERKSAINVIFRHAWFFVFPFSTSLVLLARLDAVDVFGLIRLQWPISVAALVSGYLYFFGRLPRESTLGVGYRFWPGLRDFLVTGAPLLTAIILGVGLPIPFYGLFRLPLWAALAVGIVVGMALGRRHPKFRWDLPLRGVNWPMVGTMAGVMVFLWAVKGVTIFPTMIEWLTGNGVPLSLLCVIIPLVIGLASAAQATTIAMTVPVLLATVPTPDKPLYAMLIYASSYVAYVASPLHLCQIFSVQYFRADLTKVYRHYVIPLSAVLVTMAIIYFIAR, from the coding sequence ATGCGCGAGATCATCGGTGTTATCGTGGCTTTCGCCCTCATCTTCTGGTTATCCAGTCGCCGGATGCAGCTGGGGTTGATCATGTTGATCAGTTCGACCGTCCTCGGCCTCTTCGCCGGCGGCTTCGAGCGGCCCCTCGGCCTTCTGACCACCTTCTACCGCGCTCTGACCGCGCGGGACACGATCGAGTTGGCCGTCATCGTCGCCCTGATCACCGCTCTGGCCCGGGTGATGGGCGACTTCGGCTTACTGCAAGCCATGTCGCAGGCACTGGCCCGCCTGCTCCGGAGCACAAAACTGTCGCTGGCCCTCGTCCCCGGGGTCGTCGGGTGCCTGCCGGTGATGGGCGGAGCGATTGTCTCGGCGCCGATGGTCGACGCCCTTGGCGACCGCCTCGACATCGACCGCGAACGCAAGTCGGCCATCAACGTCATCTTCCGCCATGCCTGGTTCTTCGTCTTCCCCTTCAGCACCAGCCTCGTGCTGTTGGCCCGCCTGGACGCGGTTGACGTGTTCGGCCTGATCCGCCTGCAGTGGCCGATCTCGGTCGCCGCCCTCGTCTCCGGCTATCTCTACTTCTTCGGTCGGCTGCCGAGGGAATCGACCCTGGGGGTCGGCTATCGCTTCTGGCCGGGCCTTCGCGATTTCCTGGTCACCGGAGCCCCCCTCCTGACGGCGATCATCCTCGGGGTCGGCCTACCCATCCCCTTCTATGGGCTGTTTCGGCTGCCGCTGTGGGCCGCCCTGGCGGTCGGTATCGTCGTCGGGATGGCCCTCGGCCGGCGTCATCCCAAGTTCCGGTGGGACCTTCCCCTCCGTGGCGTCAACTGGCCGATGGTCGGGACGATGGCCGGGGTGATGGTCTTCCTCTGGGCGGTGAAGGGAGTCACCATTTTCCCGACGATGATCGAGTGGTTGACCGGCAATGGCGTGCCCCTGTCCCTCCTATGCGTCATCATCCCGCTGGTCATCGGGTTGGCCTCAGCCGCTCAAGCCACGACCATCGCCATGACCGTTCCCGTCCTCCTGGCCACCGTACCGACGCCGGACAAGCCCCTCTACGCCATGCTGATCTACGCCAGCAGTTACGTGGCCTACGTCGCCTCTCCTCTTCATCTCTGTCAGATCTTCTCGGTCCAGTACTTCCGAGCCGACCTCACCAAGGTCTACCGTCACTACGTCATTCCGCTGTCGGCGGTGTTGGTGACGATGGCCATCATCTACTTCATCGCCCGCTGA